From Deinococcus terrestris, the proteins below share one genomic window:
- a CDS encoding branched-chain amino acid ABC transporter substrate-binding protein, with protein MPKARSRKRFEVAFVSGMLLVGGAEAATIKIATISPLSGSLTPIGTEVKRGAELAVQEQVKAFQALGHNLVLVPYDDQASASLAPQIARSIVADRSVLGVVGALNSSVTNVVAQAFGPARLAMISPASTGDQLTQNAWTHFNRVVAPDAAQGVAAAAFIDDELKAGSVYVISDNTAYGNGLTRALMSNLKKRKVNVAAYAGASTPTQIAEVVKRVKASGAPVVYFGGTDDTGSQLVKALRAAGVTATFMGGDGLDSPSFLQRTGIAGAGVVYSTVFGPLSAFSNAPTFAGRYQTAYKTKPSGVALYAYDATNALLDAIKATSTSRTLPTRAQVSAAVRKVNLPACFAADKDRCATITGAVAFSDTGERMNSRVLIMRFDDVLQPRVAKVQIVNAENLK; from the coding sequence ATGCCCAAAGCAAGGAGCAGGAAGCGGTTCGAAGTCGCCTTCGTTTCTGGGATGCTGCTGGTTGGAGGGGCGGAGGCCGCGACCATCAAGATCGCGACCATCAGCCCGCTGAGTGGCAGTCTCACTCCCATCGGCACCGAGGTCAAGCGCGGGGCAGAACTGGCCGTGCAGGAGCAGGTTAAGGCGTTTCAGGCGCTGGGACACAACCTCGTGCTGGTGCCCTACGACGATCAGGCGTCAGCGTCGCTCGCCCCGCAGATCGCCCGGAGCATCGTGGCCGACCGGAGCGTGCTGGGGGTGGTCGGGGCACTGAATTCCAGCGTGACCAACGTGGTCGCGCAGGCGTTCGGCCCCGCGCGGCTGGCGATGATCTCGCCCGCGAGCACGGGCGATCAACTCACCCAGAATGCCTGGACCCATTTCAACCGGGTGGTGGCCCCGGATGCCGCGCAGGGCGTCGCAGCGGCGGCCTTTATCGACGACGAGCTGAAGGCTGGGTCGGTGTACGTGATCTCCGACAACACGGCTTACGGCAACGGCCTGACGCGGGCGCTGATGAGCAACCTCAAGAAGCGCAAGGTGAACGTGGCCGCCTACGCCGGGGCCTCGACCCCTACCCAGATTGCCGAGGTGGTCAAGAGGGTCAAGGCCAGTGGAGCCCCCGTCGTGTACTTCGGGGGCACCGACGATACCGGATCGCAACTCGTCAAGGCGCTGCGGGCGGCAGGTGTCACGGCGACGTTCATGGGTGGCGACGGCCTCGACTCGCCGAGTTTCCTTCAGCGCACCGGCATCGCGGGCGCGGGCGTCGTGTACAGCACCGTCTTTGGACCGCTCAGCGCCTTTTCCAATGCGCCGACCTTCGCTGGCCGCTACCAGACGGCCTACAAGACCAAGCCGAGCGGCGTGGCCCTCTACGCCTATGACGCGACAAATGCGCTACTGGACGCGATCAAGGCGACCTCCACGTCCCGGACCCTCCCGACCCGGGCACAGGTCAGCGCCGCCGTCCGCAAGGTCAACCTCCCGGCGTGCTTCGCGGCAGACAAGGACCGCTGCGCGACCATCACCGGCGCGGTGGCCTTTTCGGACACCGGCGAACGGATGAACTCGCGCGTGCTGATCATGCGCTTCGACGACGTGCTCCAGCCCCGGGTCGCCAAGGTTCAGATTGTGAACGCCGAGAACCTGAAGTAG
- the dinB gene encoding DNA polymerase IV, whose product MGEPPRKIIHVDMDAFYASVEQRDDPRLRAQPVAVAWGGKRSVVLTASYEARPFGVRSAMPLYRALERCPGLVVVEPRFDAYREVSAQVREVFRGYTPLVEPLALDEAYLDVTAPLRGGPSATRIAQGIRAEIRAATGLTATAGVSVNKFLAKLASGLNKPDGLTVLLPAQADTLLASLPTSAFHGIGPATAAKLAAHGIHTGADLRRTPPAHLAAWFGRVGEHFARIARGEDDRPVEPDRAPVSVGTEETYADDLRGVEAVRAVLPPLARAVEERLARAGLAGRVVVLKLKLDDRSVVTRRVTLPYAVRDGATLARTAARLVTAELIGGRGVRLVGITASGLGPPTEPPPTLFGELGAGEAP is encoded by the coding sequence GTGGGAGAGCCGCCGCGCAAGATCATCCACGTGGACATGGACGCCTTTTACGCGTCCGTGGAGCAGCGTGACGATCCCCGGCTGCGTGCTCAACCCGTCGCGGTCGCCTGGGGCGGCAAACGCAGCGTGGTCCTGACGGCGAGCTACGAGGCACGCCCCTTCGGGGTCCGCAGCGCGATGCCGCTGTACCGGGCGCTGGAACGCTGTCCGGGGCTGGTCGTCGTGGAGCCGAGGTTCGACGCCTACCGCGAGGTGAGCGCCCAGGTCCGTGAGGTGTTCCGGGGCTACACCCCCCTAGTCGAGCCGCTCGCGCTGGACGAGGCTTACCTCGACGTGACCGCGCCGCTGCGGGGTGGACCGAGTGCGACCCGCATCGCCCAGGGCATCCGCGCCGAGATTCGGGCGGCCACCGGGTTGACCGCCACGGCGGGTGTCAGCGTGAACAAGTTCCTCGCCAAGCTCGCGAGCGGCCTGAACAAGCCCGACGGCCTGACTGTGCTGCTGCCCGCGCAGGCGGACACACTGCTGGCCTCGCTGCCGACCTCCGCCTTCCACGGCATCGGCCCGGCCACCGCCGCCAAACTCGCCGCCCACGGCATCCACACCGGGGCCGACCTGCGGCGCACGCCTCCTGCCCACCTCGCCGCGTGGTTCGGGCGGGTGGGGGAACACTTCGCCCGCATCGCCCGGGGCGAGGACGACCGCCCGGTCGAGCCGGACCGCGCCCCGGTGTCGGTCGGCACCGAGGAAACCTACGCGGACGACCTGCGCGGCGTCGAGGCCGTCCGCGCCGTCCTGCCGCCCCTGGCGCGGGCGGTCGAGGAGCGGCTCGCGCGGGCGGGCCTAGCCGGGCGGGTCGTCGTCCTCAAGCTCAAGCTCGACGACCGCTCGGTGGTGACCCGCCGGGTGACCCTGCCCTATGCGGTGCGCGACGGGGCCACGCTCGCCCGCACCGCCGCTCGCCTCGTGACCGCTGAGCTGATCGGTGGGCGGGGCGTGCGGCTCGTGGGCATTACTGCTTCCGGGCTGGGGCCGCCCACCGAGCCGCCCCCGACGCTGTTCGGGGAGTTGGGTGCAGGAGAGGCACCCTGA